One region of Zingiber officinale cultivar Zhangliang chromosome 7B, Zo_v1.1, whole genome shotgun sequence genomic DNA includes:
- the LOC122004303 gene encoding extensin-like has product MATSPNLRPHFPRRASSTAQSTSSAHPKTSSTSRPADPVHPQPTTTVHPQPTATIHPRASPIARPSVPIPLQSTNPSRPTYSPSCGHGRRSTNVTYDSPAFREASQAARRARSINDRSGRDAPSSSQRRVRLPSEDSDSDDQPLAQRLRRRAPNPSQDSGPSAVPPPSPPVATTTPIPSQADAPAPREVQAEPPLAQPSTSQQHPSTEAGPSNRPSPTTSPPEPSHVPPSAPSGSAAGPSQPPPPTYHHYRTTAPSEAELRSRQDVTTTSFTMKGRLATLWEENISFMFQACTESLIIDQSFHVAHYPSKVLRDRVAELELQLNDPA; this is encoded by the exons ATGGCTACCTCTCCGAACCTCCGCCCCCATTTTCCCCGCAGAGCCTCGTCTACTGCCCAATCTACCTCCTCTGCtcatcccaagacttcgtctacATCTCGGCCTGCCGATCCTGTTCATCCCCAACCTACCACTACTGTTCATCCCCAGCCTACTGCTACTATTCATCCCCGGGCCTCGCCTATAGCCCGGCCATCCGTCCCGATACCTCTTCAATCAACTAATCCTTCTCGACCGACTTATAGCCCTAGTTGCGGCCATGGTCGAAGATCGACCAACGTCACCTATGACAGCCCTGCCTTCAGAGAAGCTTCTCAGGCAGCTCGTCGGGCACGTTCTATAAATGACCGCTCGGGTCGTGATGCCCCCTCCTCTTCCCAGCGCAGGGTTCGGCTACCTtccgaagattctgactcagatGACCAGCCTTTGGCTCAGAGACTTCGCCGCAGGGCCCCCAATCCTAGCCAAGACTCGGGCCCTTCTGCTGTTCCTCCTCCTTCGCCTCCGGTTGCAACCACTACTCCTATCCCGAGCCAGGCAGACGCTCCTGCTCCACGCGAGGTTCAGGCCGAGCCTCCGCTAGCTCAACCTTCCACCTCGCAACAGCACCCGAGCACCGAAGCTGGCCCATCAAATCGCCCTTCACCAACTACCTCACCTCCAGAGCCTTCTCATGTGCCCCCTTCAGCTCCTTCTGGCTCAGCTGCTGGACCTTCACAACCCCCaccacctacttatcatcattaTCGTACCACTGCCCCTTCTGAGGCTGAGTTAAGGTCACGACAAGATGTTACCACTACCTCCTTCACAATGAAAGGTCGTTTGGCCACTTTATGGGAAGAAA ATATTTCCTTTATGTTCCAGGCTTGCACAGAGTCCCTGATAATAGATCAATCCTTCCATGTCGCTCATTACCCGAGCAAGGTGCTGCGGGACAGGGTAGCAGAATTGGAGCTGCAGTTAAATGACCCGGCGTAG
- the LOC122004305 gene encoding uncharacterized protein LOC122004305, translating to MEESGRINFTMTAREYELFKEAKRRAASEKQAIVLRPRQAPAEASKEPIPVSDRGSKRKQPEGFPQVPYREPDLGAPSIGEYDGSKDPEDHLRKFKNAALLHQYSDAVKCQVFLNTLSGSALKWFDGLPQGSITCFLDFKMTFLRRFASSKKYQKTDHCLFTLKQEPTEPLRSYINRFNKVAQDVPIATSEILMSAFSHGLGEREFFRDLIKNLARNFDEMVEKIACYIKVEEAQVAQRKAERPPPSANKPERRVPQPPPQPLPRAGEARPTFHLGPEVRLAPAS from the exons ATGGAAGAGTCTGGCCGCATTAACTTCACCATGACCGCAAGAgaatacgagctcttcaaggaggccaagaggcgagcgGCCTCCGAGAAACAAGCAATTGTCTTGCGACCGCGCCAAGCTCCTGCTGAAGCTTCCAAGGAGCCCATCCCTGTTTCAGATCGGGGCTCTAAGAGAAAACAACCCGAGGGGTTTCCTCAGGTTCCTTATCGCGAGCCTGACTTGGG GGCCCCGTCGATCGGGGAATATGACGGGAGCAAAGACCCGGAGGATCATCTACGCAAGTTTAAGAATGCAGCCTTATTGCATCAATATAGTGATGCTGTCAAGTGTCAAGTTTTCTTAAATACTCTATCTGGCTCGGCACTAAAGTGGTTTGATGGGTTACCACAAGGATCCATCACATGTTTCTTGGATTTCAAGATGACCTTCCTTCGTCGTTTTGCTAGCAGCAAAAAATATCAGAAGACTGATCATTGTCTTTTCACTCTTAAGCAAGAGCCGACTGAGCCTTTAAGAAGTTACATCAATCGCTTCAACAAAGTGGCCCAGGACGTCCCCATTGCCACTTCAGAGATTCTGATGAGTGCTTTCTCCCACGGATTAGGAGAGCGAGAATTCTTTAGGGATCTCATCAAAAATCTCgctcggaattttgatgagatggtggaaaaaatCGCTTGCTATATCaaggtggaagaagcacaagtgGCCCAGAGGAAAGCCGAGAGACCACCTCCATCTGCCAATAAGCCAGAAAGAAGggtacctcaaccacctcctcaACCTCTTCCGCGCGCTGGGGAAGCCAGACCTACCTTCCATCTCGGGCCGGAGGTTAGACTAGCCCCCGCGTCATAG